Within Bacillota bacterium, the genomic segment AACAGAGCATCGATGCCAATACAGCATAGTCAACAATTTAAAATATCTAATTACCAAATTCAGTTATTATAATCATTGACACTTGTCCAGTACTCTCAAAGTACCTGAAACAAGGGGTCTAGGCGTTTTTTGCGTCTTTTAACGGGAATCCCTTAGTTGTGCTACTTTCCCTACAACCATTTTTCAGGATCCGGACCAAACTACCTGCCGGCATTAGGATAATGTAGCATTGTCTTATATCTCATATAGTTAATATGCTAAAATTCGCCAATCTCATTGATTAACCTTTGATGAAAAATGACACAAAGTGTCGACTAAAACTATTTCCAACGTAAGGCCAACAATCCTGCGGTAATGTTCCTAATTTGGCTTTTGGACGCACTGCCATATGCTGCAGCCACTTTATCCTGCGAACCGCTGTTGAGTGAGTGAATGGCACCGACTTTACTTAAAAGAAAAATATGCCTGGGTGGAAAACAGAAAAGAAGAGTAAAAAGTAGAAGAAATCCGCACCAACGAACCAAATGGGCATGCTTTTTTAGAATTCTTGCAGGAAAAGTTCGATATTTGTAAAAATATTATAGAGGCACCTGTTATTACATTTCAGGTTATTAATTTACATTAATCAGGGAGGCGTATCAAATGTGAAAAGTTTTCTAAAGTACGTGCCTATCGTTGAAACTATGGCTACCTATAAGAAGGAGTATTTTAAATTTGATTTGGTAGCCGCGCTCACGGTTGCGGTTGTAGCTCTTCCCCAGTCCATGGCTTACGCCATCATTGCGGGGGTTGACCCGGTCTATGGTTTATATTCGGCCATTGTTCTTTCGGTGCTGGGTTCCATGTTCGGAAACTCCAACCACCTGGCTACCGGCCCCACGAACGCCATTTCGTTGCTTATTGCCAGTAACATGGCAGTTTATGTGGGCAAACCAAATTTAATTCAGATGCTGATGCTGCTAACGTTTTTGGCCGGAGCCATTCAGTTTATGATGGGAGTACTAAAACTAGGCAAGCTAGTCAATTATGTATCACACTCAGTAATTGTAGGTTTCACTGCAGGGGCCGGTGTTATTATCGCCCTCGGGCAATTTAACCAGTTATTGGGTATTGCCATGCCTCAGGGAATTCATTCCACTGTGGAAAAGGTTATGGTAACTTTTGAGCACATAGGCCAAACAAACTACTATGCACTGGGCCTGGGGCTAATCACCATATTTATTAGTGTCACGGCCAAGAAAATTAACAAAAACCTGCCAGGTGCTTTGCTGGGCCTTATAGCTTGCGGTTTTTTGGTCGCAGTCTTTGGACTGGATCGTTACGGCATCAAGCTGACAGGCGCAATACCATCCGCAATTCCCCCTTTTCAGATGCTAAGCTTTGATTTGCAGGCTATGGGGGCTCTATTTAATGGTGCTGTAGTTATTGCGGTAATCGGTTTGGTAGAGGCTGTAGCCATATCCAAGGCCATTTCCACCCGCTCGGCACAGAAGCTTGATTCAAACCAGGAGTTTGTTGGACAAGGTATCGCCAACATGGGGGGCTCATTTTTTGGGGCTATCGCAGGTTCCGGTTCTTTTACCAGGTCCGCTATTAACTTTCAAAACGGGGCTGTAACCAGGTTCTCCGGGGTTCTGGCCGGTGGTTT encodes:
- a CDS encoding SulP family inorganic anion transporter: MATYKKEYFKFDLVAALTVAVVALPQSMAYAIIAGVDPVYGLYSAIVLSVLGSMFGNSNHLATGPTNAISLLIASNMAVYVGKPNLIQMLMLLTFLAGAIQFMMGVLKLGKLVNYVSHSVIVGFTAGAGVIIALGQFNQLLGIAMPQGIHSTVEKVMVTFEHIGQTNYYALGLGLITIFISVTAKKINKNLPGALLGLIACGFLVAVFGLDRYGIKLTGAIPSAIPPFQMLSFDLQAMGALFNGAVVIAVIGLVEAVAISKAISTRSAQKLDSNQEFVGQGIANMGGSFFGAIAGSGSFTRSAINFQNGAVTRFSGVLAGGLVMGILLFMAPYAKYIPSAALAGVIMVVAYSMVDKNAFRKVFKSNKNDAAIMIITFATTILAPELEYAIYAGILISLLLYLKDNGDATVRMLSLSGKEGKKIIETNVQPKSNLPLGLPIAIIQLDGNLYFGNSSDLEEKLSLTRGDARVYILKFKGVSLLDITAMEVIENFIERAQHEGKKVLLCGIRPELKEKMQRCHLTKCVGENNIFLAGNEAYLSLQKSLQRAEALLKELTLPGPVAAVEAVPSALGASPSAAPPPPIAKVPRLKRLAGWMEKYLQEPFYLAETIKMQISTKS